In Nocardioides sp. zg-1228, a single window of DNA contains:
- a CDS encoding aldehyde dehydrogenase (NADP(+)), translating to MTDSPTITATSIIAGADSEHPDVAAATTAAAHAFTAYRATTPEERGAFLEAVASEIESDKDAIIVEAVRESGLPEGRITGEVGRTTGQLRLFAGVVRQGDHLGVRIDPALPERTPLPRADIRQRMVPLGPVAVFGASNFPLAFSTAGGDTASALAAGCPVVVKGHPAHPVTGTLVARAITRAVERAGLPAGTFSFVLGGIETGQELVTDPRIAAVGFTGSRGGGLALVRAAAEREVPIPVYAEMSSINPVVVLPGALEGDVAALAEAYVGSLTLGSGQFCTNPGLLFLPSGERGDAFLRAAGEAVGAATGQPMLTPGIAEAYASGTASLRGTEGVRVVGEGSAAGEHAPAPGVYEAPVELLAIDDSTVTDEVFGAAGVVVRYDDVTSLLPRLEGLEGQLTATVHATDADVDDARALLPVLELKAGRVLFNGWPTGVEVGHAMVHGGPYPATSDSRTTSVGSLAIERFQRPVAYQDVPAALLPAAVRDDNPWGLRRRIDGDLE from the coding sequence ATGACCGACAGCCCCACGATCACCGCCACCTCGATCATCGCCGGCGCCGACTCCGAGCACCCGGACGTCGCGGCCGCGACCACGGCCGCCGCGCACGCGTTCACGGCCTACCGCGCCACCACCCCGGAGGAGCGCGGGGCGTTCCTCGAGGCGGTGGCGAGCGAGATCGAGTCCGACAAGGACGCGATCATCGTGGAGGCGGTGCGCGAGAGCGGTCTGCCCGAGGGCCGCATCACCGGCGAGGTGGGCCGCACGACCGGCCAGCTGCGCCTCTTCGCGGGGGTCGTGCGTCAGGGTGACCACCTCGGCGTGCGCATCGACCCGGCGCTGCCGGAGCGTACGCCGCTGCCGCGCGCCGACATCCGCCAGCGGATGGTGCCGCTCGGCCCGGTCGCGGTGTTCGGCGCGAGCAACTTCCCGCTCGCCTTCTCGACCGCCGGCGGCGACACCGCGTCCGCCCTGGCGGCGGGGTGCCCGGTCGTGGTCAAGGGCCACCCGGCCCACCCGGTCACCGGGACGCTCGTCGCCCGCGCGATCACCCGCGCGGTCGAGCGGGCCGGCCTGCCCGCCGGCACGTTCTCCTTCGTGCTCGGCGGCATCGAGACCGGCCAGGAGCTCGTCACCGACCCGCGCATCGCCGCGGTGGGCTTCACCGGCTCGCGAGGCGGCGGCCTGGCCCTGGTCCGCGCCGCCGCGGAGCGCGAGGTGCCGATCCCCGTCTACGCCGAGATGTCGTCGATCAACCCGGTCGTGGTGCTGCCCGGCGCCCTCGAGGGCGACGTCGCCGCCCTCGCCGAGGCCTACGTCGGCAGCCTGACGCTCGGCTCCGGCCAGTTCTGCACCAACCCCGGCCTGCTCTTCCTGCCGTCCGGCGAGCGGGGCGACGCCTTCCTCCGCGCGGCCGGTGAGGCGGTGGGCGCGGCCACCGGCCAGCCGATGCTCACCCCGGGCATCGCCGAGGCGTACGCCAGCGGCACCGCCAGCCTGCGAGGCACCGAGGGCGTCCGGGTCGTGGGCGAGGGCTCCGCGGCGGGCGAGCACGCCCCCGCGCCGGGGGTCTACGAGGCTCCCGTCGAGCTGCTCGCGATCGACGACAGCACGGTGACCGACGAGGTCTTCGGCGCCGCCGGCGTCGTCGTGCGCTACGACGACGTGACGAGCCTGCTGCCCCGGCTCGAGGGCCTCGAGGGCCAGCTCACCGCGACGGTGCACGCCACCGACGCCGACGTCGACGACGCCCGCGCGCTGCTGCCCGTGCTCGAGCTGAAGGCCGGACGCGTGCTCTTCAACGGCTGGCCCACCGGCGTCGAGGTCGGTCACGCGATGGTCCACGGCGGCCCCTACCCCGCGACGTCCGACTCGCGCACCACCAGCGTGGGCAGCCTGGCCATCGAGCGCTTCCAGCGCCCGGTCGCCTACCAGGACGTGCCGGCCGCGCTGCTGCCCGCCGCGGTGCGCGACGACAACCCGTGGGGCCTGCGCCGCCGGATCGACGGTGACCTCGAGTGA
- the kdgD gene encoding 5-dehydro-4-deoxyglucarate dehydratase produces the protein MTKYSPTELAETLGSGLLSFPVTHFDTDLAFDEPAYREHLEWLSGYPVAGLFAAGGTGEGFSLNAEESDRVVRAAIAGAGGKVPVLGPATGSTVNAVAQVKAAQEAGADGILLMPPYLTEAGQRGLVEHISAVCAATDLGVVYYSRANAVLGTDALEQACARNDNLVGFKDGVGAIEQMTRTYAQLGDRLIYIGGLPTAEMFALPLLQLGVTTYSSAIFNFVPGFALDFYDAVRRQDQTTVYAMLNDFVIPYTKIRDRESGYAVSIVKAGLAAVGRPAGPVRPPLADLTDAERGELQTLVDKVAGSQA, from the coding sequence GTGACGAAGTACAGCCCCACCGAGCTCGCCGAGACCCTGGGCAGCGGACTGCTGTCCTTCCCGGTCACCCACTTCGACACCGACCTCGCGTTCGACGAGCCGGCCTACCGCGAGCACCTCGAGTGGCTCAGCGGCTATCCGGTGGCCGGCCTGTTCGCCGCCGGCGGCACGGGTGAGGGCTTCTCCCTCAACGCCGAGGAGTCCGACCGCGTCGTGCGGGCCGCGATCGCCGGTGCCGGCGGCAAGGTGCCCGTCCTGGGCCCCGCCACCGGCTCGACCGTCAACGCGGTCGCCCAGGTCAAGGCGGCCCAGGAGGCCGGCGCCGACGGCATCCTGCTGATGCCGCCCTACCTCACCGAGGCCGGCCAGCGCGGCCTGGTCGAGCACATCAGCGCCGTGTGCGCCGCCACCGACCTCGGCGTCGTCTACTACTCCCGCGCCAACGCCGTGCTCGGCACCGACGCCCTCGAGCAGGCCTGCGCCCGCAACGACAACCTCGTCGGCTTCAAGGACGGCGTCGGCGCGATCGAGCAGATGACCCGCACCTACGCCCAGCTCGGCGACCGGCTGATCTACATCGGCGGCCTGCCCACGGCCGAGATGTTCGCCCTGCCCCTGCTCCAGCTCGGCGTGACGACCTACAGCTCGGCGATCTTCAACTTCGTGCCGGGCTTCGCGCTCGACTTCTACGACGCCGTGCGCCGCCAGGACCAGACGACGGTCTACGCCATGCTCAACGACTTCGTCATCCCCTACACCAAGATCCGCGACCGCGAGTCCGGCTACGCGGTGTCGATCGTCAAGGCCGGCCTCGCCGCCGTCGGTCGCCCGGCCGGTCCGGTCCGTCCGCCGCTCGCCGACCTCACCGACGCCGAGCGGGGCGAGCTGCAGACCCTCGTGGACAAGGTGGCAGGCTCCCAGGCCTGA
- a CDS encoding glucose 1-dehydrogenase: MGDDRQADQTRQDPTELHEQPDTEGEQLPKPGDEDSVTGEMGEKPDHGEETYVGHDRLLDQVAVITGGDSGIGRAVALAFAREGADVVIAYLEGEDEDARETGRLVEEAGRRAVLVPTDLVREEACQALVDTAVSELGRIDILVNNAAYQMAQPGGLADITTEQLDRVMKTNVYAMFWLCRMALPHMRSGASIINTSSVQSSSPSPELLDYASTKAAIVNFTRGLAQTLAEKGIRVNSVAPGPIWTPLIPATMPPEKVEVFGQDTPLGRAGQPAEVATAFVYLASPESSYITGEVIAVTGGKPVTM; this comes from the coding sequence ATGGGCGACGACCGACAGGCCGACCAGACCCGCCAGGACCCCACCGAGCTGCACGAGCAGCCCGACACCGAGGGCGAGCAGCTGCCGAAGCCCGGCGACGAGGACTCCGTCACCGGCGAGATGGGCGAGAAGCCCGACCACGGCGAGGAGACGTACGTCGGCCACGACCGCCTGCTCGACCAGGTCGCCGTGATCACCGGCGGCGACTCCGGCATCGGCCGCGCGGTCGCGCTCGCGTTCGCGCGCGAGGGCGCCGACGTGGTGATCGCCTACCTCGAGGGCGAGGACGAGGACGCGCGCGAGACCGGACGACTCGTCGAGGAGGCCGGACGCCGGGCGGTGCTCGTGCCGACCGACCTCGTGCGCGAGGAGGCGTGCCAGGCGCTCGTCGACACGGCCGTCTCCGAGCTCGGTCGCATCGACATCCTCGTCAACAACGCCGCCTACCAGATGGCGCAGCCCGGCGGCCTCGCCGACATCACGACCGAGCAGCTCGACCGGGTGATGAAGACCAACGTCTACGCGATGTTCTGGCTGTGCCGGATGGCGCTGCCGCACATGAGGTCCGGCGCGTCGATCATCAACACCTCGTCGGTGCAGTCGTCGTCCCCGTCGCCGGAGCTGCTCGACTACGCCAGCACGAAGGCGGCGATCGTCAACTTCACCCGCGGCCTGGCCCAGACGCTGGCCGAGAAGGGGATCCGCGTCAACTCCGTCGCCCCCGGGCCCATCTGGACGCCCCTCATCCCGGCGACCATGCCGCCGGAGAAGGTCGAGGTCTTCGGTCAGGACACGCCCCTCGGGCGCGCCGGGCAGCCCGCCGAGGTCGCCACGGCGTTCGTCTACCTCGCCTCGCCGGAGTCGAGCTACATCACCGGCGAGGTCATCGCCGTGACGGGCGGGAAGCCGGTCACCATGTGA
- a CDS encoding GNAT family N-acetyltransferase, producing the protein MEAFATASRCRSPRSSGDSDRPSQRGPAGGSHVAETRGHQTGAVEITRADFDDPRLAAFLRAHLDDLAPTAPPESRHALDLAALRGDGVRLWVGTDDGAIVGTAALAALGDGHEELKSMRTEPRVRGTGVASRLLAHALADARARGVGRVSLETGSMEFFAPARRFYARAGFVPCPPFASYADDPLSCFMTLVLAPG; encoded by the coding sequence CTGGAGGCCTTTGCAACGGCCTCCAGGTGTCGGAGTCCCCGCTCGAGCGGGGACTCCGACAGGCCGAGCCAGCGCGGACCCGCCGGCGGGAGTCACGTCGCCGAAACACGAGGCCACCAGACTGGCGCCGTGGAGATCACCCGCGCCGACTTCGACGACCCCCGGCTGGCGGCGTTCCTCCGGGCGCACCTCGACGACCTCGCCCCCACCGCGCCGCCGGAGAGCCGCCACGCCCTCGACCTGGCCGCCCTGCGGGGCGACGGCGTACGCCTGTGGGTGGGCACGGACGACGGGGCGATCGTCGGCACGGCCGCGTTGGCGGCGCTCGGGGACGGCCATGAGGAGCTCAAGAGCATGCGCACCGAGCCGCGGGTGCGCGGCACGGGCGTGGCGAGCCGGCTGCTGGCCCACGCCCTGGCCGACGCCCGGGCACGGGGCGTCGGGCGCGTGTCGCTCGAGACGGGCAGCATGGAGTTCTTCGCGCCCGCGCGCCGGTTCTACGCCCGGGCCGGGTTCGTGCCGTGCCCGCCCTTCGCGTCCTACGCCGACGACCCGCTGAGCTGCTTCATGACGCTGGTGCTGGCTCCGGGCTGA
- a CDS encoding GAF domain-containing sensor histidine kinase: MSVEPRPGRRAAEPAWDDEQTRQHLQVLVEGVATLAGFAQSSLTLRRDDHFEVVAAAGVEDGFVGTRVPVESIERELEDADEWGVWRFVPHDRASAESLAYSHIPDVTPLEGEDAWHPLDLLAAPVHDDQGRLRGVLSVDIPDDGRLPSPAKMEVLTRYAGLARTLVLLALEREELSQQVRMAAQARQIVRQALGEPTLELVLEACRAAVVSCFDAVGMWLTAFDADGTGSTTTSYAVDETYDVPPFDDIDDVVVGLARTYWADQVVTPFSRDHLDHPGLSPEDAGRLLGFLDGIGIGSVLFVPMGVGPECVGFLVLTRVSASRPWSDVEVEAARDIGRDLGLAVGKARQLELERAVVDRLRRLDSYRVEVVNTLGHELRNPLFSMSANLELLDTDRLDEDGRRSVAAATRGARRMRAVIDDMLTMAQVSDPHREFDPIPVDLRRVVHDVYEECHAAASAGGVTCDADLPDEPLLVPGDAEELHRLLTNLATNAIKYTDPGGRVTVRVARQDDSVVVAVTDTGIGISEADRTQLFREFFRSTNPAALARPGTGLGLAIVARIAARHGGTVDIDSERGRGTTATVVLPAWAGDVSPEPAPAS; this comes from the coding sequence ATGTCGGTCGAGCCGCGTCCGGGTCGGCGTGCCGCCGAGCCCGCCTGGGACGACGAGCAGACGCGCCAGCACCTCCAGGTGCTGGTCGAGGGCGTCGCCACGCTCGCCGGGTTCGCCCAGTCCTCCCTCACACTGCGCCGCGACGACCACTTCGAGGTCGTCGCTGCCGCCGGGGTCGAGGACGGCTTCGTCGGCACCCGGGTGCCGGTCGAGTCGATCGAGCGCGAGCTCGAGGACGCCGACGAGTGGGGGGTGTGGCGTTTCGTGCCGCACGACCGGGCGAGCGCGGAGTCCCTGGCCTACAGCCACATCCCCGACGTCACGCCGCTGGAGGGGGAGGACGCCTGGCACCCGCTCGACCTGCTCGCCGCCCCCGTCCACGACGACCAGGGCCGCCTGCGCGGAGTGCTGTCGGTCGACATCCCCGACGACGGCCGGCTGCCCTCGCCGGCGAAGATGGAGGTGCTGACGAGGTACGCCGGGCTCGCGCGCACCCTCGTCCTGCTCGCGCTCGAGCGCGAGGAGCTCAGCCAGCAGGTGCGGATGGCGGCGCAGGCGCGCCAGATCGTGCGCCAGGCGCTCGGGGAGCCGACCCTCGAGCTCGTCCTCGAGGCGTGCCGGGCCGCGGTCGTGTCCTGCTTCGACGCCGTGGGCATGTGGCTGACGGCGTTCGACGCCGACGGCACGGGCTCCACCACGACGTCGTACGCCGTGGACGAGACCTACGACGTGCCGCCGTTCGACGACATCGACGACGTGGTGGTGGGGCTCGCGCGCACCTACTGGGCCGACCAGGTGGTGACGCCCTTCTCCCGCGACCACCTCGACCACCCCGGCCTGTCCCCTGAGGACGCCGGGCGGCTGCTCGGGTTCCTCGACGGCATCGGCATCGGGTCGGTGCTCTTCGTGCCGATGGGAGTGGGGCCCGAGTGCGTCGGCTTCCTCGTGCTGACCCGCGTCTCGGCCTCCCGTCCGTGGAGCGACGTCGAGGTCGAGGCGGCGCGCGACATCGGCCGCGACCTGGGCCTGGCCGTCGGCAAGGCGCGCCAGCTCGAGCTCGAGCGTGCCGTCGTCGACCGGCTGCGGCGCCTCGACAGCTATCGCGTCGAGGTGGTCAACACCCTCGGCCACGAGCTGCGCAACCCGCTCTTCTCGATGAGCGCCAACCTCGAGCTCCTCGACACCGACCGGCTCGACGAGGACGGGCGCCGGTCGGTGGCGGCCGCGACGCGCGGCGCGCGGCGGATGCGGGCCGTCATCGACGACATGCTGACGATGGCCCAGGTCTCCGACCCGCACCGCGAGTTCGACCCGATCCCGGTCGACCTGCGCCGCGTGGTGCACGACGTCTACGAGGAGTGCCACGCCGCCGCGTCCGCCGGAGGCGTCACGTGCGACGCCGACCTGCCCGACGAGCCGCTGCTGGTGCCCGGTGATGCCGAGGAGCTCCACCGCCTCCTCACCAACCTGGCCACCAACGCGATCAAGTACACCGATCCCGGCGGCCGGGTCACCGTGCGCGTCGCGCGGCAGGACGACTCGGTCGTCGTCGCGGTCACCGACACGGGCATCGGCATCTCCGAGGCCGACCGCACGCAGCTGTTCCGCGAGTTCTTCCGCTCCACCAACCCCGCGGCGCTGGCGCGACCGGGCACCGGCCTCGGGCTCGCGATCGTGGCCCGGATCGCGGCCCGCCACGGCGGCACGGTCGACATCGACTCCGAGCGGGGGCGCGGCACCACGGCGACGGTGGTGCTCCCGGCCTGGGCCGGCGACGTCAGCCCGGAGCCAGCACCAGCGTCATGA
- a CDS encoding LysR family transcriptional regulator: MITLDQVRSFVAVAEELHFGRAAERLQMTQPPLSRQIQKLEKSVGARLLERDNRRVELTGAGAAFLDEAHRLLNLVEGAGDLARRVDAGAAGVVRLGFTAVSAISILGPLLRRLTAELPDVEVVLSERVTNAQVDGIRRGELDVGLARPPFDTGLLRSRVVLREPFMAVVPVAHPLAEASRPLTSDDFEGETVIGYNPDQSRYFHELSVRFFANAHPRVDQRVHQVLTAMLLVSAERGVTLAPASAASLHVDGVVFKELAPPGDAGGDADADRPVELHAIWSRERVTPVVRRVLEVMAAHG; encoded by the coding sequence GTGATCACCCTCGACCAGGTCCGCTCCTTCGTCGCCGTGGCCGAGGAGCTGCACTTCGGCCGGGCCGCCGAGCGCCTCCAGATGACCCAGCCGCCGCTGTCGCGGCAGATCCAGAAGCTGGAGAAGTCGGTCGGCGCGCGCCTGCTCGAGCGTGACAACCGGCGCGTCGAGCTGACCGGCGCCGGGGCCGCGTTCCTCGACGAGGCGCACCGGCTGCTCAACCTCGTCGAGGGAGCCGGCGACCTCGCCCGCCGGGTCGACGCGGGCGCCGCCGGCGTCGTACGCCTGGGCTTCACCGCCGTGTCGGCCATCTCGATCCTGGGGCCGCTGCTGCGGCGGCTGACCGCCGAGCTGCCCGACGTGGAGGTGGTGCTGTCCGAGCGGGTCACCAACGCGCAGGTCGACGGCATCCGGCGCGGCGAGCTCGACGTCGGCCTGGCACGCCCGCCGTTCGACACCGGGCTGCTGCGCTCGCGGGTGGTGCTGCGCGAGCCGTTCATGGCCGTCGTGCCGGTGGCCCACCCGCTGGCCGAGGCGTCGCGGCCCCTCACCTCCGACGACTTCGAGGGTGAGACCGTCATCGGCTACAACCCCGACCAGTCGCGCTACTTCCACGAGCTGTCGGTGCGCTTCTTCGCCAACGCCCACCCGCGGGTCGACCAGCGCGTGCACCAGGTGCTGACCGCGATGCTCCTCGTCTCCGCCGAGCGGGGGGTCACCCTCGCGCCGGCGTCGGCCGCGTCCCTGCACGTCGACGGGGTGGTGTTCAAGGAGCTGGCCCCGCCCGGCGACGCGGGGGGTGACGCCGACGCGGACCGGCCCGTCGAGCTGCACGCGATCTGGTCGCGGGAGCGGGTGACGCCGGTCGTCCGTCGCGTGCTGGAGGTCATGGCCGCCCACGGGTGA
- a CDS encoding tripartite tricarboxylate transporter substrate binding protein, with amino-acid sequence MRKQTLSLAALAAGTALALTACGGVQTTAGGGSDSGDYPTGAVNMPVGASAGGSSDLISRQISRGLSEELGGSFPVINREGANGALAAAEVAKADPDGSTISVQNASLFTITPLAVPEDQATNIDDFDIVQGVSRDDYVLVASKGSGFDSIDSFADAKGKVTYGTTGVGTGAQLACALTFNVNDTPAEAIPFDGGAPALTALLGDQVDTACLQIGEAIENIRSGKLTPIVVFGPERVEFLPDVPTAQESGLEVEVTQYRFMTVPKGTPQDVKDAIAEAMQATFETEEYQDFNAQNNLTPMELPGDEVVAQLEEDKQRYADLVEEYGINLGDAN; translated from the coding sequence ATGCGCAAGCAGACCCTCAGCCTGGCAGCCCTCGCCGCCGGCACCGCTCTCGCCCTGACCGCCTGCGGTGGGGTCCAGACGACGGCCGGTGGCGGCAGCGACAGCGGCGACTACCCCACCGGGGCGGTCAACATGCCGGTCGGCGCGTCGGCGGGCGGGTCCTCCGACCTGATCAGCCGCCAGATCTCGCGCGGGCTGTCCGAGGAGCTCGGCGGCTCGTTCCCCGTCATCAACCGCGAGGGCGCCAACGGCGCGCTGGCGGCCGCGGAGGTCGCCAAGGCCGACCCGGACGGCTCGACCATCTCGGTCCAGAACGCCTCGCTGTTCACGATCACCCCGCTGGCCGTCCCGGAGGACCAGGCCACCAACATCGACGACTTCGACATCGTCCAGGGCGTCTCGCGCGACGACTACGTCCTCGTCGCGAGCAAGGGGTCGGGCTTCGACTCGATCGACTCCTTCGCCGACGCGAAGGGCAAGGTCACCTACGGCACCACCGGTGTCGGCACCGGCGCCCAGCTCGCCTGCGCGCTCACCTTCAACGTCAACGACACCCCCGCGGAGGCGATCCCCTTCGACGGCGGCGCCCCGGCCCTCACCGCGCTGCTCGGCGACCAGGTCGACACCGCGTGCCTCCAGATCGGCGAGGCCATCGAGAACATCCGCTCCGGCAAGCTCACCCCGATCGTGGTCTTCGGCCCCGAGCGCGTCGAGTTCCTGCCCGACGTCCCCACCGCCCAGGAGTCGGGCCTCGAGGTGGAGGTCACGCAGTACCGCTTCATGACCGTCCCCAAGGGCACGCCGCAGGACGTCAAGGACGCCATCGCCGAGGCCATGCAGGCGACGTTCGAGACCGAGGAGTACCAGGACTTCAACGCGCAGAACAACCTCACCCCGATGGAGCTCCCCGGCGACGAGGTCGTCGCGCAGCTCGAGGAGGACAAGCAGCGCTACGCCGACCTCGTCGAGGAGTACGGCATCAACCTCGGCGACGCCAACTGA
- a CDS encoding tripartite tricarboxylate transporter TctB family protein, producing the protein MSETQPRPAPGSEQDDAHERDILAEIQAEVARDLAEERPPAGGPAYQVVSAAALLVLGLVAAFLAHGYGLGSLRRPGPGLWPFIVSLLVVVLAVVLLVVARRLTDTERFTRSSLLVLAGAATFVGLGVLLPVVGFEIPAVLLSIVWLRFLGGESWRSTIVISVLTTAAFYGLFLYGLSVPLPHLIAF; encoded by the coding sequence ATGAGCGAGACCCAGCCCCGCCCGGCGCCCGGATCGGAGCAGGACGACGCGCACGAGCGCGACATCCTGGCCGAGATCCAGGCCGAGGTCGCCCGGGACCTCGCCGAGGAGCGCCCGCCCGCGGGCGGGCCGGCCTACCAGGTGGTCTCGGCCGCCGCGCTGCTCGTGCTCGGCCTCGTCGCGGCCTTCCTCGCCCACGGCTACGGGCTCGGCTCGCTGCGGCGCCCCGGACCCGGCCTGTGGCCGTTCATCGTCTCGCTCCTCGTCGTGGTCCTCGCCGTGGTGCTGCTGGTCGTGGCGCGTCGGCTGACCGACACCGAGCGGTTCACCCGCTCGAGCCTGCTCGTCCTCGCCGGCGCCGCCACGTTCGTCGGCCTCGGCGTGCTGCTCCCCGTCGTCGGCTTCGAGATCCCGGCCGTGCTGCTCAGCATCGTCTGGCTCCGCTTCCTCGGCGGGGAGTCCTGGCGCAGCACGATCGTCATCTCGGTCCTCACCACCGCGGCGTTCTACGGGCTCTTCCTCTACGGCCTGTCGGTCCCGCTGCCCCACCTGATCGCCTTCTGA
- a CDS encoding tripartite tricarboxylate transporter permease yields MDLSAFLDGFGVVTQPGNLLYCLIGVVVGMLIGVLPGLGPAATMAILLPVVYSAHDPVAAIIMLAGIYYGAQYGGTITSVLLRIPGEASSVVTVFDGFALAKQGKAGTALGIAAIGSFVGATISIIGLTLLGPLVAEFALDFGPPEYAALALLGVLLVATIGNGNTVKALAAAAVGLLLATVGSDTFTSADRFTFGSLNLEDGIDFVVVAMGLFGVGEILYNLEERYGKPHVPAAIANIWPSRKDLRQAGPAIGRGSLIGFVLGVLPGGGAVMASLAAYAAEKRVAKQPERFGRGAIEGVAGPESANNAAATSSFIPLLTIGIPANASMAMLYAALLVVGVTPGPQLIDERPDLFWGVVNSMYIGNLILLLLSIPLVGIFVRILRVRPAILAPITALITILGVYTIRNSVFDIFLMIFFGIVGYLMKKTGFEPGPMVLAFVLGSLIESSFRRSMLIFDGDATGFVTRPISGTILAFVVLVIALPLIKKALRRTTPAASTPDSVQREDSLR; encoded by the coding sequence ATGGACCTCAGCGCCTTCCTCGACGGCTTCGGCGTCGTCACCCAGCCCGGCAACCTGCTCTACTGCCTGATCGGCGTCGTCGTCGGCATGCTGATCGGCGTCCTCCCCGGACTCGGTCCCGCCGCCACGATGGCCATCCTGCTGCCGGTCGTCTACAGCGCGCACGACCCGGTCGCGGCCATCATCATGCTCGCCGGCATCTACTACGGAGCCCAGTACGGCGGCACCATCACGTCGGTGCTACTCCGGATCCCGGGCGAGGCCAGCTCGGTGGTGACGGTCTTCGACGGCTTCGCGCTCGCCAAGCAGGGCAAGGCCGGCACGGCGCTCGGCATCGCCGCGATCGGCTCGTTCGTCGGCGCGACCATCTCGATCATCGGGCTGACGCTGCTCGGTCCGCTCGTGGCGGAGTTCGCGCTCGACTTCGGCCCGCCGGAGTACGCCGCGCTGGCACTGCTCGGCGTGCTGCTGGTCGCCACCATCGGCAACGGCAACACCGTCAAGGCCCTCGCGGCCGCCGCGGTCGGCCTGCTCCTGGCGACCGTCGGCAGCGACACCTTCACCAGCGCCGACCGCTTCACGTTCGGCAGCCTCAACCTCGAGGACGGCATCGACTTCGTCGTCGTCGCGATGGGCCTCTTCGGCGTCGGCGAGATCCTCTACAACCTCGAGGAGCGCTACGGCAAGCCGCACGTCCCGGCCGCCATCGCCAACATCTGGCCCTCCCGCAAGGACCTCCGGCAGGCCGGCCCCGCCATCGGCCGCGGCTCGCTCATCGGCTTCGTCCTCGGCGTGCTGCCCGGCGGTGGCGCCGTGATGGCCTCGCTGGCGGCGTACGCGGCGGAGAAGCGGGTCGCCAAGCAGCCCGAGCGCTTCGGCCGCGGTGCCATCGAGGGCGTCGCCGGCCCGGAGTCGGCCAACAACGCCGCCGCCACGTCGTCGTTCATCCCCCTGCTGACGATCGGCATCCCGGCCAACGCCTCGATGGCGATGCTCTACGCCGCCCTGCTGGTGGTCGGCGTGACGCCGGGCCCGCAGCTCATCGACGAGCGACCCGACCTCTTCTGGGGCGTGGTCAACTCGATGTACATCGGCAACCTGATCCTGCTGCTGCTCAGCATCCCGCTCGTCGGCATCTTCGTCCGGATCCTGCGGGTGCGCCCGGCGATCCTCGCCCCGATCACCGCGCTCATCACGATCCTGGGCGTCTACACGATCCGCAACTCGGTCTTCGACATCTTCTTGATGATCTTCTTCGGCATCGTCGGCTACCTGATGAAGAAGACCGGCTTCGAGCCCGGCCCGATGGTGCTGGCGTTCGTCCTCGGCTCGCTCATCGAGTCGAGCTTCCGCCGCTCGATGCTGATCTTCGACGGCGACGCGACGGGCTTCGTGACCCGTCCCATCTCCGGCACGATCCTGGCCTTCGTCGTCCTGGTCATCGCGCTCCCGCTGATCAAGAAGGCCCTCCGCCGCACCACCCCCGCGGCGTCCACCCCCGACAGCGTCCAGCGAGAGGACTCCCTGCGATGA
- a CDS encoding universal stress protein: protein MTIVIGYVPTPAGEAALEAGLEEATVHGDEVVILNSPRRRTTVDGELIDEATADELVARATAAGVTARVDHSDHGDDIVETFSRVAEAASARLVVIGLRRRSPVGKLVTGSDAQRLLLDLDVPILAVKPPR from the coding sequence ATGACCATCGTGATCGGCTACGTGCCCACCCCTGCCGGCGAGGCGGCCCTCGAGGCCGGCCTCGAGGAGGCGACCGTCCACGGCGACGAGGTGGTGATCCTCAACAGCCCGCGCCGACGGACCACCGTCGACGGCGAGCTCATCGACGAGGCCACCGCCGACGAGCTGGTCGCGCGCGCCACCGCGGCCGGCGTCACCGCCCGCGTCGACCACTCCGACCACGGCGACGACATCGTCGAGACCTTCTCCCGGGTCGCCGAGGCGGCGTCCGCCCGCCTCGTGGTGATCGGCCTGCGCCGGCGCTCGCCGGTGGGCAAGCTCGTCACCGGGAGCGACGCCCAGCGTCTGCTCCTCGACCTCGACGTGCCGATCCTGGCCGTCAAGCCTCCCCGGTGA